A section of the Streptomyces sp. Je 1-369 genome encodes:
- a CDS encoding class F sortase — protein sequence MSGTGRASGPGRLLTGVAWAVLLVGLCLWGSDITGLRGGLSAPATGDVAAVGRPLGGIELPPAHEPLTPARPERVDVPALKVRAPVAARGLDRDGAIDPPPFADSGTVGWYGGGTRPGASGAALFVGHVDTETERAVFYDLSTLRPGEKIEVARSDGRTAEFTVEDVQVVTRERFDAKAAYGSHEDGRAELRLITCGGTFDKNARTYTANVIVSAYLTGVSGT from the coding sequence ATGTCCGGCACCGGACGCGCCTCCGGCCCGGGACGGCTCCTGACCGGAGTCGCCTGGGCGGTCCTCCTGGTCGGCCTCTGCCTCTGGGGCAGCGACATCACGGGCCTGCGCGGCGGGCTCTCCGCACCCGCCACGGGCGACGTGGCCGCGGTCGGCCGCCCCCTCGGCGGCATCGAACTGCCGCCCGCGCACGAACCGTTGACACCCGCACGGCCCGAGCGCGTCGACGTGCCCGCCCTGAAGGTACGGGCCCCCGTGGCGGCCCGCGGCCTCGACCGCGACGGCGCGATAGACCCGCCGCCCTTCGCCGACTCGGGCACCGTCGGCTGGTACGGCGGCGGCACCCGCCCCGGCGCTTCCGGCGCGGCCCTCTTCGTCGGCCACGTCGACACGGAGACCGAACGCGCCGTCTTCTACGACCTCAGCACCCTGCGCCCCGGCGAGAAGATCGAGGTGGCCCGCAGCGACGGCAGGACCGCCGAGTTCACGGTGGAGGACGTCCAGGTCGTCACCCGGGAACGCTTCGACGCGAAGGCGGCGTACGGCTCGCACGAGGACGGCCGCGCGGAGCTGCGCCTCATCACCTGCGGCGGCACCTTCGACAAGAACGCGCGCACCTACACCGCGAACGTGATCGTCTCCGCCTATCTGACGGGCGTGAGCGGCACGTAG
- a CDS encoding SPFH domain-containing protein, whose translation MSATAASQPQSPQSPQSSRPPQAGGAAESGARSPRVIQSEATTEIPVHLLFRDDPDDVTGVPLAPAVVRRRQGSGEQPRVTRRSTPYVTAPVARPVPDVDPALVARRARVLPGLAGVLGGCAGVAGCALSLWWAGVLPEPALRVTGLPWYEGTGLGAAQWASLAGSGTLGLFGFGGLARGRVGRAWVLTLFGRYRGTVRRTGLMWVNPLLLRRRVDVRLRHWRSESMPAVDRSGVALRVVLLVVWRVKDPARATLAVEDHQEYLRECVEATTARVLSRLPADAFHEDGPTLRDADAVGAALTRALAADAEAVGVEVFSAQPTRIEYAPEVAAVMQRRRVAALDARHRDTVLTSVVDSVEDTVTRLTTRGLVELDDCERKALVKDLTVAFYTGHGEHR comes from the coding sequence ATGAGTGCGACGGCAGCTTCACAGCCCCAGTCCCCCCAGTCCCCCCAGTCCTCCCGGCCTCCGCAGGCCGGTGGGGCGGCCGAGTCCGGTGCGCGCTCGCCGCGGGTGATCCAGAGCGAGGCCACCACCGAGATCCCCGTCCACCTCCTCTTCCGCGACGACCCGGACGACGTGACGGGCGTACCGCTCGCGCCCGCCGTCGTGCGGCGCAGGCAGGGGTCCGGGGAGCAGCCGCGGGTGACGCGGCGCAGCACTCCGTACGTGACCGCGCCGGTCGCCCGGCCCGTGCCCGACGTCGACCCGGCCCTCGTGGCGCGGCGGGCGCGCGTCCTGCCGGGCCTCGCCGGGGTGCTCGGCGGGTGCGCGGGTGTCGCCGGGTGCGCGCTGTCGCTGTGGTGGGCGGGCGTGCTGCCGGAGCCCGCGCTGCGGGTGACGGGCCTGCCCTGGTACGAGGGGACAGGACTCGGCGCCGCGCAGTGGGCGTCGCTCGCCGGGTCGGGGACGCTCGGCCTCTTCGGGTTCGGGGGCCTGGCGCGCGGGCGGGTCGGGCGGGCCTGGGTGCTCACCCTCTTCGGCCGCTACCGGGGCACGGTCCGCCGCACCGGCCTCATGTGGGTCAACCCGCTGCTGCTGCGCCGCCGTGTCGACGTACGGTTGCGGCACTGGCGGAGCGAGTCGATGCCCGCCGTGGACCGCAGCGGTGTCGCCCTGCGCGTCGTGCTCCTCGTGGTGTGGCGGGTCAAGGACCCCGCGCGGGCGACGCTCGCGGTCGAGGACCATCAGGAGTACCTGCGGGAGTGCGTGGAGGCCACCACGGCCCGGGTCCTCTCGCGGCTGCCCGCCGACGCCTTCCACGAGGACGGCCCGACCCTGCGCGACGCCGACGCCGTCGGTGCCGCGCTGACCCGGGCGCTCGCCGCGGACGCGGAGGCGGTGGGCGTCGAGGTCTTCTCGGCGCAGCCGACCCGTATCGAGTACGCCCCCGAGGTCGCCGCCGTGATGCAGCGCCGCCGGGTCGCCGCCCTCGACGCGCGGCACCGCGACACGGTCCTGACGTCGGTGGTCGACTCGGTCGAGGACACGGTGACGCGGCTGACCACCCGGGGGCTCGTGGAACTGGACGACTGCGAGCGCAAGGCCTTGGTGAAGGACCTGACGGTGGCGTTCTATACGGGGCATGGAGAGCACCGATGA
- a CDS encoding glycoside hydrolase family 6 protein — MYRKGTGRGHGLAARGMRTGAALAGAALVLAGCSSGGDSEDDTSSPPVKQQPKGKDPYWVNPDGNAAKQVASYAEDGKKDEAAQIRKIAEQPVAEWLVPENAEDQARGFTAAAEKADRDALLVLYNIPHRDCGQYSGGGAADGNAYRAFVDQVAKGIGDRHATVILEPDAVLHLVDNCTPQQFHEERYDLLKGAIGKLKSLKNTKVYLDAGNAGWKNPDSLWEPLKRSGVEQADGFSVNVSNFQTTEVSTDFGKKLSAKIGGKPFVIDTARNGNGPYDKGKDPWCNPPGRALGETPTTKTSDPLVDAYLWVKRPGESDGTCRGGPKAGEWWPEYALDLAEASH, encoded by the coding sequence ATGTACCGCAAAGGCACCGGTCGCGGGCATGGTCTCGCGGCCAGGGGGATGCGGACGGGAGCCGCGCTCGCGGGGGCCGCACTGGTCCTCGCCGGGTGTTCCTCCGGCGGTGACTCGGAGGACGACACGTCGAGTCCGCCCGTCAAGCAGCAGCCCAAGGGCAAGGACCCGTACTGGGTCAACCCGGACGGGAACGCGGCCAAGCAGGTCGCCTCGTACGCCGAGGACGGCAAGAAGGACGAGGCGGCGCAGATCCGCAAGATCGCCGAGCAGCCGGTCGCCGAGTGGCTCGTCCCGGAGAACGCGGAGGACCAGGCGCGCGGGTTCACCGCGGCGGCGGAGAAGGCCGACCGGGACGCGCTGCTCGTCCTCTACAACATCCCGCACCGCGACTGCGGCCAGTACTCGGGCGGCGGCGCGGCCGACGGCAACGCGTACCGCGCCTTCGTCGACCAGGTCGCCAAGGGCATCGGCGACCGCCACGCCACGGTGATCCTGGAGCCCGACGCGGTCCTGCACCTGGTCGACAACTGCACGCCCCAGCAGTTCCACGAGGAGCGGTACGACCTCCTCAAGGGCGCCATCGGCAAGCTCAAGTCCCTGAAGAACACGAAGGTGTACCTGGACGCGGGCAACGCGGGCTGGAAGAACCCCGATTCGCTCTGGGAGCCCCTGAAGCGGTCGGGCGTCGAGCAGGCCGACGGCTTCTCGGTGAACGTGTCCAACTTCCAGACCACCGAGGTCAGTACGGACTTCGGCAAGAAGCTGTCGGCGAAGATCGGCGGAAAGCCGTTCGTCATCGACACGGCGCGCAACGGCAACGGGCCGTACGACAAGGGCAAGGACCCCTGGTGCAACCCGCCGGGGCGGGCGCTCGGCGAGACGCCCACGACGAAGACGTCCGACCCGCTCGTCGACGCGTACCTCTGGGTCAAGCGGCCGGGCGAGTCCGACGGGACGTGCCGGGGCGGCCCGAAGGCGGGCGAGTGGTGGCCCGAGTACGCGTTGGACCTGGCCGAGGCTTCCCACTAG
- a CDS encoding FadR/GntR family transcriptional regulator, with translation MARDIQERIKKLIIDSRLPSGASLPTEPELMERLGVSRNSVREALKALQAMGIVEIRHGFGTYVGPMSVAPMIEGLAFRTVAGHYRGEDSLLQLLELREAVETGLIARLAGRVPESDLTELDALVARMEAEAASPEGEVRAETDRAFHATLYRGLGNLLLGEVLEAFWDAFHRVRTDLVDVPQDPKVTCRQHREILEAVRSGDALRAEQAIREHFGNIRTRLGSPVPTDVSSRSYDR, from the coding sequence ATGGCGCGAGACATCCAGGAGCGGATCAAGAAGCTGATCATCGATTCGAGGCTGCCCTCCGGGGCCTCGCTGCCGACCGAGCCCGAGCTGATGGAGCGCCTCGGGGTCAGCAGGAACTCCGTGCGGGAGGCTCTGAAGGCGCTCCAGGCGATGGGGATCGTGGAGATCCGGCACGGTTTCGGGACGTATGTCGGTCCGATGTCGGTCGCGCCGATGATCGAGGGCCTCGCCTTCCGGACCGTCGCGGGCCACTACCGCGGCGAGGACAGCCTGCTCCAGCTCCTGGAGCTGCGGGAGGCCGTGGAGACCGGGCTCATCGCGCGCCTCGCGGGCCGTGTCCCCGAGTCCGACCTGACCGAACTCGACGCGCTCGTGGCGCGGATGGAGGCCGAGGCGGCGTCCCCGGAGGGCGAGGTGCGGGCCGAGACCGACCGCGCATTTCACGCCACGTTGTACCGCGGCCTCGGAAATCTGCTTCTGGGCGAGGTTCTGGAGGCGTTTTGGGACGCTTTCCACCGAGTCCGAACGGATCTCGTGGACGTACCGCAGGATCCCAAGGTCACCTGCCGCCAGCACCGCGAGATCCTGGAGGCGGTACGCTCTGGCGACGCCCTCCGGGCTGAGCAGGCCATACGCGAGCACTTCGGTAACATTCGAACCCGTCTGGGCTCACCAGTCCCAACAGACGTCTCAAGTCGCTCGTATGACCGGTAA
- a CDS encoding kelch motif-containing protein, whose amino-acid sequence MKDRSSRRRARRIAIGAAVVLALAGMNGPWLWRVGSEKYHDYKINKPEYKADNGHWEVLDFPEEYRQNTIHAALLHTGKVLLVAGSGNNQKNFDKKKFDTRLWDPVKNTIKKIPTPTDLFCTGHTQLGNGNLLIAGGTQRYEKLKGDITKAGGLMIVHNEDPDEPKTIPAGTKFTGKKNGKTFVSQDNILVEKAKKVFDKQTGAFVRTEPGLGRVYVEAQRSGSKHETGTQDNYRIQGLKGADTRNVYGMAQKLALDKKDFQGIKDTFEFDPVAERYIKVDPMNEARWYPTLTTLTDGRILSTSGLDEIGQLVPGKNEVYDPKTKKWTYTKGIRQFPTYPAIFQMADGKLFYSGSNAGYGPDDVGRKPGVWDLETNKWQGIPGLSDPKLMETSGTVELPPAQDQKYMVVGGGGVGESKESSEKTRIVDLTADDPKFTDGPSLEKGTRYPQISTLPDDTVLISGGSEDYRGRSDSNIHQARIYDAKTGGMKRVADPEVGRNYHSGSVLLPDGRVMFFGSDSLYADKANTKPGVFEQRIEIYTPPYLYHGSQPSLGKGPETIRRGGSGTFPTKHASSIKTARLIKPSASTHVTDIDQTSIALDLKKSAGEVTVTVPKNRSLVESGWYMLFVTDDQGTPSKAQWVRVP is encoded by the coding sequence ATGAAAGACCGTTCCAGCCGCCGTCGCGCCCGCCGCATCGCGATAGGCGCGGCGGTCGTCCTCGCGCTGGCGGGGATGAACGGCCCGTGGCTGTGGCGCGTGGGCTCCGAGAAGTACCACGACTACAAGATCAACAAGCCGGAGTACAAGGCGGACAACGGCCACTGGGAGGTCCTCGACTTCCCGGAGGAGTACCGCCAGAACACCATCCACGCGGCGCTCCTGCACACGGGCAAGGTCCTGCTGGTCGCGGGGTCCGGCAACAACCAGAAGAACTTCGACAAGAAGAAGTTCGACACCCGGCTGTGGGACCCGGTCAAGAACACCATCAAGAAGATCCCGACACCCACGGACCTGTTCTGCACGGGCCACACCCAGCTGGGCAACGGCAACCTGCTGATCGCGGGCGGCACGCAGCGCTACGAGAAGCTGAAGGGCGACATCACCAAGGCCGGCGGCCTGATGATCGTCCACAACGAGGACCCGGACGAGCCGAAGACGATCCCCGCGGGGACGAAGTTCACCGGCAAGAAGAACGGCAAGACGTTCGTCTCCCAGGACAACATCCTGGTCGAGAAGGCGAAGAAGGTCTTCGACAAGCAGACCGGCGCGTTCGTGCGCACGGAGCCGGGCCTCGGCCGGGTCTACGTGGAGGCGCAGCGGAGCGGGTCGAAGCACGAGACGGGCACCCAGGACAACTACCGAATCCAGGGCCTGAAGGGCGCCGACACCCGCAACGTCTACGGCATGGCGCAGAAGCTCGCCCTGGACAAGAAGGACTTCCAGGGGATCAAGGACACCTTCGAGTTCGACCCGGTCGCCGAGCGGTACATCAAGGTCGACCCGATGAACGAGGCGCGCTGGTACCCCACGCTGACCACGCTCACCGACGGCAGGATCCTCTCCACCTCGGGCCTCGACGAGATCGGCCAGCTGGTCCCGGGCAAGAACGAGGTGTACGACCCGAAGACCAAGAAGTGGACGTACACCAAGGGCATCCGCCAGTTCCCGACCTACCCGGCGATCTTCCAGATGGCCGACGGCAAGCTGTTCTACTCCGGTTCCAACGCCGGGTACGGCCCGGACGACGTCGGCCGCAAGCCCGGCGTCTGGGACCTGGAGACCAACAAGTGGCAGGGCATCCCCGGCCTGAGCGACCCGAAGCTCATGGAGACGTCCGGCACGGTCGAGCTGCCGCCCGCCCAGGACCAGAAGTACATGGTCGTCGGCGGCGGCGGTGTCGGCGAGTCCAAGGAGTCCAGCGAGAAGACGCGGATCGTCGACCTGACGGCGGACGACCCGAAGTTCACGGACGGCCCCTCCCTGGAGAAGGGCACGCGCTATCCGCAGATCTCGACGCTGCCCGACGACACGGTGCTGATCTCCGGCGGCTCCGAGGACTACCGCGGGCGCAGCGACTCCAACATCCACCAGGCGCGGATATACGACGCGAAGACCGGTGGGATGAAGCGGGTGGCCGACCCCGAGGTGGGGCGCAACTACCACTCCGGTTCGGTCCTGCTGCCCGACGGCCGCGTGATGTTCTTCGGCTCCGACTCGCTCTACGCCGACAAGGCCAACACGAAGCCGGGCGTGTTCGAGCAGCGCATCGAGATCTACACGCCGCCGTACCTGTACCACGGCTCCCAGCCGTCGCTCGGCAAGGGCCCGGAGACGATCAGGCGGGGCGGGTCGGGAACGTTCCCGACCAAGCACGCCTCGTCCATCAAGACGGCCCGCCTCATCAAGCCGAGTGCGTCGACGCACGTCACGGACATCGACCAGACGTCGATCGCGCTCGACCTGAAGAAGTCCGCGGGGGAGGTCACGGTGACGGTCCCGAAGAACCGGTCCCTGGTGGAGTCCGGCTGGTACATGCTCTTCGTGACGGACGACCAGGGCACGCCGAGCAAGGCGCAGTGGGTGCGGGTGCCGTGA
- a CDS encoding AAA family ATPase, translating to MESTDDVASTDDVESAGGLAGLAADAWRLTYGVPRAVLGIAGPPGTGKSTLARALADRLGEGAAYLPLDGFHLSNDQLARLGLTGRKGSEPSFDVAGYVALLRRVLDDPGHDIYVPDYDRTLNEPIAARHLVAPAARLVITEGNYLACDLPGWREARALMGECWYVDSPGEVRQQRLMERQLSGGRTPEGAAEWLATNDGPNGELVETSRRRCGRILSTIGMDMFN from the coding sequence ATGGAGAGCACCGATGACGTGGCGAGCACCGACGACGTGGAGAGCGCGGGTGGGCTCGCGGGTCTCGCCGCCGACGCCTGGCGGCTGACGTACGGCGTCCCGCGCGCCGTCCTGGGCATCGCGGGCCCGCCCGGCACCGGTAAGTCGACGCTCGCGCGGGCCCTGGCCGACCGGCTCGGGGAGGGCGCCGCGTATCTGCCGCTGGACGGGTTCCACCTCTCCAACGATCAGCTGGCGCGGCTCGGCCTCACCGGTCGCAAGGGTTCGGAGCCCAGTTTCGACGTGGCGGGATACGTCGCGCTGCTGCGCCGCGTGCTCGACGACCCGGGGCACGACATCTACGTACCGGACTACGACCGCACGCTGAACGAACCGATCGCGGCCCGGCACCTCGTCGCCCCGGCCGCCCGCCTCGTGATCACCGAGGGCAACTATCTCGCCTGCGATCTGCCCGGCTGGCGGGAGGCGCGGGCGCTGATGGGGGAGTGCTGGTACGTGGACTCACCTGGAGAGGTACGTCAACAGCGGCTGATGGAGCGGCAGTTGTCGGGTGGGCGGACGCCGGAGGGGGCGGCGGAGTGGCTCGCGACGAACGACGGGCCCAACGGTGAACTCGTGGAGACCTCGCGTCGGCGATGCGGACGGATCCTCTCCACGATTGGTATGGACATGTTCAACTAA
- a CDS encoding HAD-IIA family hydrolase has product MAERKPIESWLTDMDGVLIHEGVPIPGADAFIKKLRESGKPFLVLTNNSIYTARDLQARLNRMGLDVPVENIWTSALATAKFLDDQRPGGTAYVIGEAGLTTALHDIGYVLTDHDPDYVVLGETRTYSFEAMTKAVRLINGGARFICTNPDETGPSTEGPLPATGAVAALITKATGKNPYFAGKPNPLMMRTGLNAIGAHSETSAMIGDRMDTDVLAGLEAGMETFLVLTGLTSRADIDRHPFRPSNVVDSIADLVERI; this is encoded by the coding sequence ATGGCAGAGCGCAAGCCCATCGAATCGTGGCTCACCGACATGGACGGCGTGCTCATCCACGAGGGAGTGCCGATCCCCGGCGCCGACGCCTTCATCAAGAAGCTGCGCGAGTCGGGCAAGCCGTTCCTCGTCCTGACGAACAACTCCATCTACACCGCGCGCGACCTCCAGGCCCGGCTGAACCGGATGGGTCTCGACGTGCCCGTGGAGAACATCTGGACGTCCGCGCTCGCCACCGCGAAGTTCCTCGACGACCAGCGCCCCGGCGGCACCGCGTACGTCATCGGGGAGGCGGGCCTCACCACCGCCCTGCACGACATCGGGTACGTCCTCACCGACCACGACCCCGACTACGTGGTCCTCGGCGAGACCCGCACGTATTCCTTCGAGGCCATGACCAAGGCCGTCCGCCTCATCAACGGCGGCGCCCGCTTCATCTGCACCAACCCCGACGAGACCGGCCCCTCCACCGAGGGCCCGCTGCCCGCCACCGGCGCCGTCGCCGCGCTCATCACCAAGGCGACCGGCAAGAACCCGTACTTCGCGGGCAAGCCGAACCCGCTGATGATGCGGACAGGCCTGAACGCGATCGGCGCGCACTCCGAGACCAGCGCGATGATCGGCGACCGCATGGACACGGACGTCCTCGCGGGCCTGGAAGCGGGCATGGAGACGTTCCTGGTGCTGACCGGGCTGACGTCCCGCGCGGACATCGACCGTCACCCGTTCCGGCCGTCGAACGTCGTGGACTCCATCGCTGACCTGGTCGAACGGATCTGA
- a CDS encoding glycosyltransferase family 2 protein, whose protein sequence is MTSTPTGARQNDPSETTQLRVPSHTTGGFRRIKKTLPRYDYEHYSRLAGPLTQPDPSKPYKVKYRSLLSQEPHKIRAALMLGAAPLLSLVLLGWLLQPEHWTERDYVDNAWLPVLDVVMLISIGLIEFFRCMNVLSNAHATLVARDPIPVVPETGTRVAFLTSFVPGKEPIEMVTKTLEAAVRIRHRGLMHVWLLDEGDDPEVKEVCRRLGVHHFSRKGVAKWNMTKGPHRAKTKHGNYNAWLDAHGDDYDYFASVDTDHVPMPNYLERMLGFFRDENVGFVIGPQVYGNYDNFVTKAAESQQFLFHALIQRAGNAYGAPMFVGTSNAVRIRALKQIGGLYDSITEDMATGFEIHRATNPATGKKWKSVYTPDVLAVGEGPNAWTDFFTQQLRWSRGTYETILKQFWKAPFSLPPGRLFNYTMMVIFYPMSAMNWILAALSCALFLGLGASGVNIDPTIWLMLYGNASALQIGLYIWNRRHNVSPHEPEGSGGVAGMVMSALSAPIYARSLLDAALRRKSKFVVTPKGDSASPDTLFGTFRIHLFFILVFGASMAASFMYGHSHPAMITWATFALLITAAPIFAWRWGMRQDKKKPPPPAPDAGPPAPHAAPHAAPHPAQQKPSWAAPDETMQISLGGRKK, encoded by the coding sequence ATGACGTCGACGCCGACGGGCGCGCGGCAGAACGACCCGTCAGAGACGACCCAACTCCGGGTGCCGTCGCACACGACGGGTGGGTTCCGAAGAATCAAGAAGACCCTGCCGCGGTACGACTACGAGCACTACAGCCGGCTCGCGGGGCCGCTGACGCAGCCCGACCCGAGCAAGCCCTACAAGGTGAAGTACCGCTCGCTGCTCTCGCAGGAGCCGCACAAGATACGGGCCGCGCTGATGCTGGGCGCGGCCCCACTGCTCTCCCTGGTGCTGCTCGGCTGGCTGCTCCAGCCCGAGCACTGGACCGAGCGGGACTACGTGGACAACGCGTGGCTCCCGGTCCTCGACGTCGTCATGCTCATATCGATCGGTCTGATCGAGTTCTTCCGCTGCATGAACGTGCTGTCCAACGCGCACGCCACGCTCGTCGCCCGCGACCCGATACCCGTGGTGCCCGAGACGGGCACCAGAGTCGCCTTCCTCACCTCGTTCGTGCCCGGCAAGGAGCCGATCGAGATGGTGACGAAGACACTGGAGGCCGCGGTCAGGATCCGGCACCGCGGTCTGATGCACGTATGGCTCCTCGACGAGGGTGACGACCCGGAGGTCAAGGAGGTCTGCCGGCGGCTCGGCGTGCACCACTTCTCCCGCAAGGGCGTCGCGAAGTGGAACATGACGAAGGGCCCGCACCGCGCCAAGACCAAGCACGGAAACTACAACGCCTGGCTGGACGCGCACGGCGACGACTACGACTACTTCGCCTCGGTCGACACCGACCACGTCCCGATGCCGAACTACCTGGAGCGGATGCTCGGCTTCTTCCGGGACGAGAACGTCGGCTTCGTCATCGGCCCGCAGGTCTACGGCAACTACGACAATTTCGTCACCAAGGCCGCCGAGTCGCAGCAGTTCCTCTTCCACGCGCTGATCCAGCGCGCGGGCAACGCGTACGGCGCCCCGATGTTCGTCGGCACCTCCAACGCGGTGCGCATCAGGGCCCTGAAGCAGATCGGCGGCCTGTACGACTCGATCACCGAGGACATGGCGACCGGGTTCGAGATCCACCGCGCCACCAACCCGGCGACCGGCAAGAAGTGGAAGTCGGTCTACACCCCGGACGTGCTCGCGGTCGGCGAGGGCCCCAACGCCTGGACGGACTTCTTCACCCAGCAGCTCCGCTGGTCCCGCGGCACGTACGAGACGATCCTCAAGCAGTTCTGGAAGGCACCGTTCTCACTGCCCCCGGGCCGCCTCTTCAACTACACGATGATGGTCATCTTCTACCCGATGTCCGCCATGAACTGGATCCTCGCGGCGCTGAGCTGTGCGCTGTTCCTGGGTCTCGGCGCGTCCGGCGTGAACATCGACCCGACCATCTGGCTGATGCTGTACGGCAACGCCTCGGCGCTGCAGATCGGCCTGTACATCTGGAACCGCAGGCACAACGTCTCCCCGCACGAGCCCGAGGGCTCCGGCGGTGTGGCGGGCATGGTGATGTCGGCGCTCTCCGCGCCGATCTACGCCCGCTCGCTCCTCGACGCGGCCCTGCGCCGCAAGAGCAAGTTCGTGGTGACCCCCAAGGGCGACTCGGCGAGCCCCGACACGTTGTTCGGGACCTTCCGGATCCACCTGTTCTTCATCCTGGTCTTCGGCGCCTCGATGGCGGCCTCCTTCATGTACGGCCACTCCCACCCGGCGATGATCACCTGGGCGACCTTCGCCCTGCTGATCACGGCCGCGCCGATCTTCGCGTGGCGCTGGGGCATGCGGCAGGACAAGAAGAAGCCCCCGCCGCCCGCGCCGGACGCGGGACCGCCCGCGCCGCACGCAGCGCCGCACGCCGCGCCGCACCCCGCGCAGCAGAAGCCCAGCTGGGCCGCGCCCGACGAGACCATGCAGATTTCCCTTGGGGGACGTAAGAAATGA
- a CDS encoding GAF and ANTAR domain-containing protein — MRDRDSELRLADVLVKTTDTLTDDFDLDRYLEWLADRCTELVDARGVGVMYTGGDDAVRIVPCGRQRAVVRGLLEIQYLGGPCVESFGSGQPVPPTRICPEGAGARWPRFAERAGEQGVEETYAVPIRRGGTVLGVLNIFLAAAGGRGGVPSELGLRIAQTLANAAATGLHNHRTHSAYRVLSEQLQTALDSRIHVEQAKGVLAERWQTGMDEAFEALRGYARREQQVIDLVATQVVRGKIDEEELRRGRSAPS; from the coding sequence ATGCGGGACCGCGACAGTGAACTGCGGCTTGCGGACGTCCTGGTGAAGACCACGGACACCCTGACCGACGACTTCGACCTCGATCGCTATCTGGAGTGGCTCGCCGACCGTTGCACGGAGCTGGTCGACGCCCGGGGCGTCGGCGTGATGTACACCGGCGGTGACGACGCGGTCCGTATCGTCCCCTGCGGCCGCCAACGGGCGGTAGTGCGGGGGCTGCTGGAGATCCAGTACCTCGGGGGGCCGTGCGTGGAGAGCTTCGGCTCCGGGCAGCCGGTGCCGCCGACGCGGATCTGCCCGGAGGGTGCCGGGGCCCGGTGGCCGCGCTTCGCCGAGCGGGCGGGCGAGCAGGGCGTCGAGGAGACGTACGCGGTGCCGATCCGGCGGGGCGGCACGGTGCTCGGCGTGCTCAACATCTTCCTGGCGGCGGCCGGTGGACGGGGCGGGGTGCCGTCGGAACTCGGGCTGCGGATCGCGCAAACTCTGGCCAATGCCGCGGCCACGGGTCTCCACAACCATCGCACCCACTCCGCCTACCGGGTGCTCTCGGAACAACTCCAGACGGCGCTGGACAGCCGCATTCACGTGGAACAAGCCAAAGGTGTGCTCGCCGAGCGCTGGCAGACCGGCATGGACGAGGCGTTCGAGGCCCTACGGGGTTACGCACGCAGAGAACAGCAGGTCATCGACCTTGTGGCCACCCAGGTGGTCAGGGGGAAGATCGATGAGGAAGAGCTCCGTCGGGGTAGGTCCGCACCTTCCTGA